GAATATCTGTTTAGAAAAATCGTTAAGGCGTATGTGAACCAAGAGCCTTACTGGCAGATTAATGCCAAGATATATTTTTTGGATATCATGAAGCAAATTTTAAGTTTGACGAATGTAAGTCCTCTTGAAAATGAACATTATGTTAGCGCCACAATGAAAAATTATATGCATCATAATTATTATCAGAAGCTTACAGCAGATGAGATTTGTCGCGATACCGGATTGAATACAGAATATGCTTATCGACTATTTAGAAAAGAGACAGGGCAGAAAGTGACGGATTATTTGAATCGTTATCGGATTCAGCAGGCGAAAAAATTGTTTTTGGAAATGGATCTTAATTTAATTGACATCTCAGAAATGGTAGGATTCAATAATGAAAATTACTTTTCGAGTGTGTTTAAAAAGTATGAAGGGAAAACACCTGCCAAATCGCGAGAAGATATATTAGCCGTTTTTAATGATCTAAACGCATAAAAGAAGGAATTGATAATCGTTCTCAAATGATGTATAATATAGGTAGAAGATAATTGATGAGCGATAAGGAAGTGATCATATGTTAGGAAAGTTCGCATATATATGGCGAAAATTTTTAGAACACCTTGCAAAAAAGACGGAAACTGTTTTTGGTGAAGGTGATATAACCTATCATCGCATCAATGACCTTGACTTACATTCTGTAAAAAATCCGCGTAAATCGGTTTAGGACGATAAATAAAAGGGAGCTTTCTTTATGAAACGTTCCGACAACAGTTGAAAGATAGAGGTAGTCCCTCAGCCCTTAGGCACTTGCGTGAAGTCGGGCTGAGGGACTACCTCTATCTTTCTGCCTTTTTACCTTTCACTCCTGTGTTTTAAGAGTTTATGTTGCTGTGAAGGGGAAAATGACCTATAATTGAAGTAGGTATTTAATTTTTTTGATAGACAAGAGAGGGATATGATGGCGCTAGGAACGAACTTGATTTTAATTGTAGTATTAACCTTGATTAATGCGTTTTTTGCATCGGCAGAGATGGCTATTG
This sequence is a window from Vallitaleaceae bacterium 9-2. Protein-coding genes within it:
- a CDS encoding AraC family transcriptional regulator; translated protein: MNNRTEFSFDELCPFIREAGLQHRDAWRNRTRRIYDHQFMYCFKGTANAIIGKEQYKIKKGDLIIFSPNTPHQLWFDEDTSGEFYWFHCDFFYYDDKDWIYDYYQNAETYIMLFGHHLVHREHIRANPIFNGGYQLPKYLQVPQVNEIEYLFRKIVKAYVNQEPYWQINAKIYFLDIMKQILSLTNVSPLENEHYVSATMKNYMHHNYYQKLTADEICRDTGLNTEYAYRLFRKETGQKVTDYLNRYRIQQAKKLFLEMDLNLIDISEMVGFNNENYFSSVFKKYEGKTPAKSREDILAVFNDLNA